Proteins encoded in a region of the Streptomyces sp. NBC_00513 genome:
- a CDS encoding ABC transporter ATP-binding protein — MNYAPHTTQAVAARATQLSKVYGQGETQVVALDNVSVDFGAGQFTAIMGPSGSGKSTLMHCVAGLDTFSAGSVRIGDVELGSLKDKQLTQLRRDKIGFIFQAFNLLPTLTALENITLPMDIAGRKPDKQWLDSVISMVGLSDRLGHRPTQLSGGQQQRVAVARALASRPEIIFGDEPTGNLDSRSGAEVLGFLRNSVRELGQTVVMVTHDPVAASYADRVIFLADGRIVDEMVNPSADGVLDRMKAFDAKGRTS, encoded by the coding sequence ATGAACTACGCCCCGCACACCACCCAGGCCGTGGCCGCCCGCGCCACCCAGCTCTCCAAGGTGTACGGCCAGGGCGAGACCCAGGTGGTCGCGCTGGACAACGTGTCCGTCGACTTCGGCGCCGGCCAGTTCACCGCGATCATGGGCCCGTCCGGCTCCGGCAAGTCGACGCTGATGCACTGCGTCGCCGGTCTGGACACCTTCTCGGCCGGTTCCGTGCGCATCGGCGACGTCGAGCTGGGTTCCCTGAAGGACAAGCAGTTGACGCAGCTGCGCCGGGACAAGATCGGCTTCATCTTCCAGGCGTTCAACCTGCTGCCGACGCTGACCGCCCTGGAGAACATCACGCTCCCCATGGACATCGCGGGCCGCAAGCCCGACAAGCAGTGGCTGGACTCCGTGATCTCCATGGTCGGTCTCTCCGACCGGCTCGGGCACCGCCCGACCCAGCTCTCCGGCGGCCAGCAGCAGCGCGTGGCGGTCGCCCGCGCCCTGGCCTCCCGCCCCGAGATCATCTTCGGCGACGAGCCGACCGGAAACCTGGACTCGCGCTCCGGCGCGGAGGTCCTCGGCTTCCTGCGCAACTCGGTCCGCGAGCTGGGCCAGACCGTCGTCATGGTCACCCACGACCCGGTCGCCGCCTCCTACGCGGACCGCGTCATCTTCCTCGCCGACGGCCGGATCGTCGACGAGATGGTCAACCCGTCCGCCGACGGGGTCCTCGACCGCATGAAGGCCTTCGACGCCAAGGGCCGCACCAGCTGA
- a CDS encoding acetyl-CoA C-acetyltransferase → MPEAVIVSTARSPIGRAFKGSLKDVRPDDLTATVIQAALAKVPGLDPREIDDLMLGCGLPGGEQGHNLGRIVAVQMGMDYLPGTTITRYCASSLQTSRMALHAIKAGEGDVFISAGVEMVSRSVKGSSDGLPDTHNPFFSDAEGRTAAVAQSEGASWHDPREDGLVPDAYIAMGQTAENLARAKGVTRADMDEFGVRSQNLAEEAVKNGFWAREITPVTTPDGTVVSTDDGPRAGVTLEGVQGLKPVFRPDGLVTAANCCPLNDGAAALVIMSDTKARELGLTPLARIVSTGVTGLSPEIMGLGPVEASKQALKRAGLTVDDIDLFEINEAFAAQVIPSYRDLEIPLEKLNVNGGAIAVGHPFGMTGARITGTLINSLQFHDKQFGLETMCVGGGQGMAMVIERLS, encoded by the coding sequence ATGCCCGAAGCCGTCATCGTTTCCACCGCCCGCTCGCCCATCGGGCGCGCCTTCAAGGGGTCCCTCAAGGACGTCCGCCCGGACGACCTGACCGCCACGGTGATCCAGGCCGCGCTCGCCAAGGTCCCGGGGCTGGACCCGCGCGAGATCGACGACCTGATGCTCGGCTGTGGCCTCCCGGGCGGCGAGCAGGGCCACAACCTGGGTCGCATCGTGGCCGTGCAGATGGGCATGGACTACCTGCCCGGCACGACGATCACCCGCTACTGCGCCTCCTCGCTGCAGACCTCCCGCATGGCCCTGCACGCCATCAAGGCGGGCGAGGGTGACGTGTTCATCTCGGCGGGCGTCGAGATGGTCTCCCGGTCCGTGAAGGGCTCCTCGGACGGTCTGCCGGACACGCACAACCCGTTCTTCTCGGACGCCGAGGGCCGTACCGCGGCCGTCGCGCAGAGCGAGGGCGCGTCCTGGCACGACCCGCGCGAGGACGGTCTGGTCCCGGACGCGTACATCGCGATGGGTCAGACCGCCGAGAACCTGGCCCGTGCCAAGGGCGTGACCCGCGCGGACATGGACGAGTTCGGCGTCCGTTCGCAGAACCTGGCCGAGGAAGCCGTCAAGAACGGCTTCTGGGCGCGCGAGATCACCCCGGTCACCACCCCGGACGGCACGGTCGTCTCCACCGACGACGGGCCGCGCGCGGGGGTCACCCTGGAGGGTGTCCAGGGTCTGAAGCCCGTCTTCCGCCCGGACGGCCTGGTCACGGCCGCCAACTGCTGTCCGCTGAACGACGGCGCCGCGGCGCTGGTGATCATGAGCGACACGAAGGCGCGCGAGCTGGGCCTGACCCCGCTGGCCCGCATCGTCTCCACCGGTGTCACCGGCCTCTCCCCCGAGATCATGGGCCTGGGGCCGGTCGAGGCGTCGAAGCAGGCCCTGAAGCGGGCCGGCCTGACGGTGGACGACATCGACCTGTTCGAGATCAACGAGGCCTTCGCGGCCCAGGTCATCCCCTCCTACCGGGACCTGGAGATCCCGCTGGAGAAGCTGAACGTCAACGGCGGAGCCATCGCCGTCGGTCACCCGTTCGGGATGACCGGTGCCCGCATCACCGGCACCCTGATCAACAGCCTGCAGTTCCACGACAAGCAGTTCGGTCTGGAGACGATGTGCGTGGGCGGCGGCCAGGGCATGGCCATGGTGATCGAGCGGCTGAGCTGA
- a CDS encoding Bax inhibitor-1/YccA family protein encodes MRSSNPVFSRRGFSRDNGGYAGFDAQQAQAGTATNPYATNPYATDPATGMPQAPVRAGAMTIDDVVSRTAMTLGVLTLTATIAWLALPVDAANLNKSYGIAIVAMLIAFGLALVQSFKRKASPAIILAYAAFEGVFLGVISAAVSTYISSGVVIQAVLGTLCVFAGVLFAYKMRWIRVTRRFYGFVMAAAMGFMLLMVVNLLFSIFAGGNGLGFRSGGLGILFGVIGIILGACFLALDFKQVEDGVTYGAPREEAWLAAFGLTTTLVWIYLEMLRLFSILSGDD; translated from the coding sequence ATGAGGAGCAGTAACCCGGTCTTCTCGCGACGGGGGTTCAGCCGCGACAACGGCGGCTACGCGGGTTTCGACGCGCAGCAGGCGCAGGCCGGGACCGCGACCAACCCGTACGCGACGAACCCTTACGCCACGGACCCCGCCACGGGGATGCCGCAGGCACCGGTGCGCGCCGGTGCGATGACCATCGACGACGTCGTGAGCCGTACGGCCATGACGCTCGGCGTGCTCACGCTCACCGCGACCATCGCCTGGCTCGCCCTGCCGGTCGACGCGGCCAACCTGAACAAGTCGTACGGCATCGCCATCGTCGCGATGCTCATCGCGTTCGGTCTGGCGCTCGTCCAGTCCTTCAAGCGCAAGGCCTCGCCGGCGATCATCCTCGCCTACGCGGCTTTCGAGGGTGTCTTCCTCGGCGTCATCAGCGCCGCGGTGAGCACCTACATCAGCTCCGGCGTGGTCATCCAGGCCGTGCTCGGCACGCTCTGCGTCTTCGCCGGCGTGCTGTTCGCGTACAAGATGCGCTGGATCCGCGTCACCCGCCGTTTCTACGGCTTCGTGATGGCGGCCGCCATGGGCTTCATGCTGCTCATGGTCGTCAACCTGCTCTTCTCGATCTTCGCGGGCGGCAACGGTCTGGGCTTCCGCAGCGGCGGCCTCGGCATCCTGTTCGGCGTCATCGGCATCATCCTCGGCGCCTGCTTCCTCGCCCTCGACTTCAAGCAGGTCGAGGACGGCGTGACGTACGGCGCCCCGCGCGAGGAGGCGTGGCTGGCGGCCTTCGGCCTCACCACGACCCTGGTCTGGATCTACCTGGAGATGCTGCGGCTCTTCTCGATCCTCTCCGGCGACGACTAG
- a CDS encoding SGNH/GDSL hydrolase family protein, whose amino-acid sequence MSRARTARRIAAGAAYGGGGLGLVGAAAVGLVLAEVQFAKRTVGTGLPDPPRADGLYGSEFGGPELSPGPLRMGMLGDSTAAGLGVRRARQTPGALLASGLAAVAERPVELRNVALSGAMSDDLDRQVGLLLDGVEAGAPAPDVCVIMIGANDVTRRMPPTQSVRLLTAAVRRLRLAGAEVVVGTCPDLGTIEPVYQPLRMLARRVSRQLAAAQTIGVLALGARTVSMGDLLGPEFAANPREMFGPDSYHPSAEGYATAAMAVLPTLCAALGLWPESDRLDVSRDEDMLPVAKAASAAAGEAGTEVTAARGPWALLKHRRRRRVPTDPDIGQPPGEGETPAGLSGSRTGA is encoded by the coding sequence GTGTCCAGGGCGAGGACGGCCCGCCGGATCGCGGCGGGCGCGGCGTACGGCGGGGGCGGGCTCGGGCTCGTCGGGGCCGCCGCGGTGGGTTTGGTGCTGGCGGAGGTGCAGTTCGCGAAGCGGACCGTGGGCACCGGTCTGCCGGATCCGCCGCGTGCGGACGGCCTGTACGGGAGCGAGTTCGGCGGGCCCGAGCTGAGCCCGGGGCCGCTGCGGATGGGCATGTTGGGCGACTCCACGGCGGCCGGGCTGGGGGTGCGGCGGGCCCGCCAGACCCCGGGCGCCCTGCTGGCGTCGGGGCTGGCGGCGGTGGCGGAGCGGCCGGTGGAGCTGCGCAACGTGGCCCTGTCGGGGGCGATGTCGGACGACCTCGACCGGCAGGTGGGCCTCCTCCTCGACGGCGTGGAGGCGGGCGCGCCCGCCCCGGACGTCTGCGTGATCATGATCGGTGCGAACGACGTGACGCGCCGGATGCCGCCCACCCAGTCGGTCCGGCTGCTCACCGCGGCCGTCCGTCGGCTGCGGCTGGCGGGGGCCGAGGTCGTCGTGGGCACCTGCCCCGACCTGGGCACGATCGAGCCCGTCTACCAGCCGCTGCGCATGCTGGCCCGGAGGGTCTCGCGCCAGTTGGCCGCCGCGCAGACGATCGGCGTCCTCGCCCTGGGCGCCCGTACGGTCTCCATGGGGGACCTGCTGGGCCCCGAGTTCGCGGCGAACCCGCGTGAGATGTTCGGCCCGGATTCCTACCACCCGTCGGCGGAGGGGTACGCGACCGCCGCGATGGCCGTCCTGCCGACGCTGTGCGCGGCGCTGGGGCTGTGGCCGGAGTCCGACCGCCTCGACGTCTCGCGCGACGAGGACATGCTGCCGGTGGCGAAGGCGGCGTCCGCGGCGGCGGGCGAGGCCGGTACGGAGGTCACGGCGGCCCGGGGCCCGTGGGCCCTGCTCAAGCACCGGCGCCGGCGGCGGGTGCCGACCGATCCGGACATCGGCCAGCCCCCGGGCGAGGGAGAGACGCCGGCGGGTCTCTCCGGCAGTCGGACGGGCGCGTAG
- a CDS encoding DUF4287 domain-containing protein has product MSVEFSEQTHRNMIDRIPLTTGRELSDWLRTVDDGPSLVRFEEKVSWLRGAHELSYGQAKAIIHEYDLRRAARRLG; this is encoded by the coding sequence ATGTCCGTAGAGTTCTCCGAGCAGACACACCGCAACATGATCGACAGAATTCCCTTGACCACCGGTCGTGAACTCTCCGACTGGCTCCGCACCGTGGACGACGGCCCCTCCCTCGTCCGGTTCGAGGAGAAGGTCAGCTGGCTGCGCGGCGCGCACGAACTGTCGTACGGCCAGGCCAAGGCGATCATCCACGAGTACGACCTGCGCAGGGCCGCCCGCAGACTGGGCTGA